A segment of the Desulfovibrio sp. genome:
TCTGCAATGCACTTTGGGCAAGACCCCCGGGCATGCAGAAAAGGCCGAGGAACCGATGTTCATCGGCGGCGACAAGGCCGTTTTCGACAAGCTGTCTGATATCTGGCCCGTCATTGGCAAACCAGCCTACTACCTGGGCCAGGTCGAAGCCGCCTGCGCGGTCAAACTCATCAGCAACCTCATGGGCATGACCAATCTTGTGGTGCTCGCCGAAGGCATCAAGATCGGAGAGAAGGCCGGCATCGACAAGAAGCTTCTCATCGAACTGCTCCAGGATACCGGCGCGCGCAGCTTCCAGATGGATGTGCGCGGCCCCTGGATTGCTGAAGGGGACTTCAACAATCGTTTCGGGCTCGACCTGGCACTCAAGGACGTGCGCCTCGGCTGCGAGATGGGTGACGCCTGGGGCATGGAGCTCCCGGCCATGCACGCGGCGCTTGAGGTGTTCAAGAAGGCCAGTGCCGCCG
Coding sequences within it:
- a CDS encoding NAD(P)-dependent oxidoreductase, with amino-acid sequence MKIGFIGVGLMGGPLARNLIRSGRSVSVYDLSKEAVDRTLAAGTTGNAAANVDELASCDLVFTSLPLPQHVTGVMLGDSGLLAKLKGGAIYVELSTIDPATSKSLETAAKARGIGFLQCTLGKTPGHAEKAEEPMFIGGDKAVFDKLSDIWPVIGKPAYYLGQVEAACAVKLISNLMGMTNLVVLAEGIKIGEKAGIDKKLLIELLQDTGARSFQMDVRGPWIAEGDFNNRFGLDLALKDVRLGCEMGDAWGMELPAMHAALEVFKKASAAGHGKEDCNAVYKVTK